One window of Anas platyrhynchos isolate ZD024472 breed Pekin duck chromosome 11, IASCAAS_PekinDuck_T2T, whole genome shotgun sequence genomic DNA carries:
- the ANP32A gene encoding acidic leucine-rich nuclear phosphoprotein 32 family member A isoform X3 has protein sequence MDMKKRIHLELRNRTPSDVKELVLDNCRSYEGKIEGLTDEFEELEFLSTINVGLTSVANLPKLNKLKKLELSDNRISGGLEVLAEKCPNLTHLNLSGNKIKDLGTIEPLKKLENLKSLDLFNCEVTNLNDYRENVFKLLPQLTYLDGYDRDDKEAPDSDAEGYVEGLDDEEEDEDEEEYDDDAQVVEDEEDEEEEEEGEEEDVSGEEEEDEEGYNDGEVDDDEDEEEPDEERGQKRKREPEDEGDEDD, from the exons ATGGACATGAAGAAAAGGATCCACTTAGAGCTGCGGAACAGGACGCCCTCAGAT gttaAAGAACTCGTTCTTGACAACTGCAGGTCATACGAAGGCAAAATCGAAGGCCTTACAGATGAGTTCGAGGAGCTGGAATTCTTAAGTACAATCAACGTAGGCTTAACCTCAGTTGCAAACTTACCAAAGTTAAACAAACTTAAGAAG CTCGAGCTAAGTGACAACAGAATCTCAGGAGGACTGGAAGTGTTGGCAGAAAAGTGTCCAAACCTCACGCATCTAAATCTAAGTggcaacaaaataaaagatCTCGGTACAATAGAACCTCTG AAAAAGTTAGAAAACCTGAAGAGTTTAGACCTTTTCAATTGCGAGGTAACCAACTTGAACGATTATAGAGAAAACGTATTCAAGCTCCTCCCGCAACTCACATACCTCGATGGCTATGACCGGGACGACAAAGAAGCGCCGGACTCTGACGCAGAGGGCTACGTGGAGGGCCTAGACgacgaggaggaggatgaagatg AAGAGGAGTATGATGATGACGCTCAGGTAGTAGAAGACgaagaagatgaggaagaggaggaggaaggagaagaggaggacgTAAGCGGAGAAGAGGAG gaGGATGAAGAAGGCTATAACGATGGTGAGGTAGATGATGACGAAGATGAAGAAGAGCCCG atgaagAGCGGGGACAGAAGAGAAAACGAGAACCTGAAGACGAAGGGGATGAAGATGACTAA
- the ANP32A gene encoding acidic leucine-rich nuclear phosphoprotein 32 family member A isoform X2: protein MDMKKRIHLELRNRTPSDVKELVLDNCRSYEGKIEGLTDEFEELEFLSTINVGLTSVANLPKLNKLKKLELSDNRISGGLEVLAEKCPNLTHLNLSGNKIKDLGTIEPLKKLENLKSLDLFNCEVTNLNDYRENVFKLLPQLTYLDGYDRDDKEAPDSDAEGYVEGLDDEEEDEDVKDRDDKEAPDSDAEGYVEGLDDEEEDEDEEEYDDDAQVVEDEEDEEEEEEGEEEDVSGEEEEDEEGYNDGEVDDDEDEEEPDEERGQKRKREPEDEGDEDD from the exons ATGGACATGAAGAAAAGGATCCACTTAGAGCTGCGGAACAGGACGCCCTCAGAT gttaAAGAACTCGTTCTTGACAACTGCAGGTCATACGAAGGCAAAATCGAAGGCCTTACAGATGAGTTCGAGGAGCTGGAATTCTTAAGTACAATCAACGTAGGCTTAACCTCAGTTGCAAACTTACCAAAGTTAAACAAACTTAAGAAG CTCGAGCTAAGTGACAACAGAATCTCAGGAGGACTGGAAGTGTTGGCAGAAAAGTGTCCAAACCTCACGCATCTAAATCTAAGTggcaacaaaataaaagatCTCGGTACAATAGAACCTCTG AAAAAGTTAGAAAACCTGAAGAGTTTAGACCTTTTCAATTGCGAGGTAACCAACTTGAACGATTATAGAGAAAACGTATTCAAGCTCCTCCCGCAACTCACATACCTCGATGGCTATGACCGGGACGACAAAGAAGCGCCGGACTCTGACGCAGAGGGCTACGTGGAGGGCCTAGACgacgaggaggaggatgaagatg TGAAAGATCGGGACGACAAAGAAGCGCCGGACTCTGACGCAGAGGGCTACGTGGAGGGCCTAGACgacgaggaggaggatgaagacg AAGAGGAGTATGATGATGACGCTCAGGTAGTAGAAGACgaagaagatgaggaagaggaggaggaaggagaagaggaggacgTAAGCGGAGAAGAGGAG gaGGATGAAGAAGGCTATAACGATGGTGAGGTAGATGATGACGAAGATGAAGAAGAGCCCG atgaagAGCGGGGACAGAAGAGAAAACGAGAACCTGAAGACGAAGGGGATGAAGATGACTAA
- the ANP32A gene encoding acidic leucine-rich nuclear phosphoprotein 32 family member A isoform X1 — MDMKKRIHLELRNRTPSDVKELVLDNCRSYEGKIEGLTDEFEELEFLSTINVGLTSVANLPKLNKLKKLELSDNRISGGLEVLAEKCPNLTHLNLSGNKIKDLGTIEPLKKLENLKSLDLFNCEVTNLNDYRENVFKLLPQLTYLDGYDRDDKEAPDSDAEGYVEGLDDEEEDEDVLSLVKDRDDKEAPDSDAEGYVEGLDDEEEDEDEEEYDDDAQVVEDEEDEEEEEEGEEEDVSGEEEEDEEGYNDGEVDDDEDEEEPDEERGQKRKREPEDEGDEDD, encoded by the exons ATGGACATGAAGAAAAGGATCCACTTAGAGCTGCGGAACAGGACGCCCTCAGAT gttaAAGAACTCGTTCTTGACAACTGCAGGTCATACGAAGGCAAAATCGAAGGCCTTACAGATGAGTTCGAGGAGCTGGAATTCTTAAGTACAATCAACGTAGGCTTAACCTCAGTTGCAAACTTACCAAAGTTAAACAAACTTAAGAAG CTCGAGCTAAGTGACAACAGAATCTCAGGAGGACTGGAAGTGTTGGCAGAAAAGTGTCCAAACCTCACGCATCTAAATCTAAGTggcaacaaaataaaagatCTCGGTACAATAGAACCTCTG AAAAAGTTAGAAAACCTGAAGAGTTTAGACCTTTTCAATTGCGAGGTAACCAACTTGAACGATTATAGAGAAAACGTATTCAAGCTCCTCCCGCAACTCACATACCTCGATGGCTATGACCGGGACGACAAAGAAGCGCCGGACTCTGACGCAGAGGGCTACGTGGAGGGCCTAGACgacgaggaggaggatgaagatg TCTTATCTCTAGTGAAAGATCGGGACGACAAAGAAGCGCCGGACTCTGACGCAGAGGGCTACGTGGAGGGCCTAGACgacgaggaggaggatgaagacg AAGAGGAGTATGATGATGACGCTCAGGTAGTAGAAGACgaagaagatgaggaagaggaggaggaaggagaagaggaggacgTAAGCGGAGAAGAGGAG gaGGATGAAGAAGGCTATAACGATGGTGAGGTAGATGATGACGAAGATGAAGAAGAGCCCG atgaagAGCGGGGACAGAAGAGAAAACGAGAACCTGAAGACGAAGGGGATGAAGATGACTAA